One Paraburkholderia kururiensis DNA window includes the following coding sequences:
- a CDS encoding MFS transporter, with protein MHRSPDYSHADATASHRLAPATLATIVLANAIEFFDYFCYTVFAAFIARAFFPHAVGAYGPLLSLGTFAAGFLSRPVGALVIGTQADTAGRKPALLLTGALVTAGSLGVALTPGYTTLGGFAPIAVLLCRILQGVAVGGEMGSSGALLIEHCPAGRKSLYAGWLMAGQGLALVAAGVCGIALYGLLTAEQIGRWGWRVPFALAAALIPVQIYLRRHIAETWQPPHEAQPFRGMLARLRGQWLLAVVLIFGGTVPTYVATYATTFGVAGASPSAYASFMTTAAVGMVTLALSVAGGRLADGIGRVRTIALARALTMFAVVPAFHYAATHPQPIALFCVVALFAGLSALAGGPTIVVILEMFPVRGRALAMSFVYATGVALFGGTTPFVVASVAAWSGSHAAAGWYVFVSAAVTLIALLLLRASNTAGAQGPAASA; from the coding sequence ATGCACCGTTCCCCGGACTACAGCCACGCCGACGCAACGGCTTCGCACCGTCTAGCGCCGGCAACGTTGGCCACCATCGTGCTCGCGAATGCGATCGAATTCTTCGACTACTTCTGCTACACGGTCTTCGCCGCCTTCATTGCGCGTGCGTTCTTTCCGCATGCCGTGGGCGCATACGGACCGCTGCTCTCGCTCGGCACGTTCGCGGCCGGATTCCTGTCGCGGCCTGTCGGTGCGCTCGTCATCGGTACGCAGGCGGACACGGCCGGGCGCAAGCCGGCGCTGTTGCTGACGGGGGCACTCGTCACCGCGGGCTCGCTCGGCGTGGCGCTCACGCCGGGCTATACGACGCTCGGCGGATTCGCACCGATAGCGGTATTGCTCTGCCGGATCCTGCAAGGCGTGGCCGTGGGCGGGGAAATGGGCTCGTCGGGGGCCTTGCTGATCGAGCATTGCCCGGCCGGACGAAAGAGTCTGTACGCCGGCTGGCTGATGGCGGGGCAAGGGCTCGCGCTCGTCGCGGCAGGCGTTTGCGGCATCGCGCTGTACGGTCTGCTCACCGCGGAGCAGATCGGGCGATGGGGTTGGCGCGTGCCGTTCGCGCTCGCCGCCGCGCTCATTCCCGTGCAGATCTACCTGCGCCGTCATATTGCCGAGACGTGGCAGCCGCCGCACGAGGCGCAGCCGTTTCGCGGCATGCTGGCCCGCTTGCGCGGGCAATGGCTGCTCGCCGTCGTGCTGATCTTCGGCGGCACCGTGCCCACCTATGTAGCCACTTACGCGACCACGTTCGGCGTGGCGGGCGCGTCGCCGTCCGCCTACGCCTCGTTCATGACGACGGCGGCAGTGGGCATGGTCACGCTGGCGCTCTCGGTGGCAGGGGGCCGGCTCGCGGACGGCATCGGCCGCGTGCGCACCATCGCGCTCGCCCGCGCGCTGACGATGTTCGCCGTAGTGCCCGCGTTTCACTACGCGGCTACGCATCCGCAACCCATCGCGCTCTTTTGCGTCGTCGCGCTGTTTGCGGGGCTCTCCGCACTCGCGGGTGGGCCGACCATCGTCGTGATCCTCGAAATGTTTCCGGTACGCGGGCGCGCCCTCGCCATGTCGTTCGTCTATGCCACGGGCGTCGCGCTGTTCGGCGGCACGACGCCGTTCGTCGTTGCCTCCGTCGCCGCATGGAGCGGCTCGCACGCGGCCGCCGGGTGGTACGTGTTCGTGTCCGCCGCCGTCACGTTGATCGCCCTGCTCCTGTTGCGCGCTTCGAACACCGCGGGCGCGCAAGGCCCCGCCGCCAGCGCGTAG